In one Thermoplasmata archaeon genomic region, the following are encoded:
- a CDS encoding type II secretion system F family protein produces MPNPELEQARIRLYEKADRTKAVVGVSVSLAVIFGFIAVLNLIGSVEIAFRSGAQPVDNFLNWLVIAMLGFVGPYGFYMARKQREVKQIERRLPDFLRDVAEAGRFGMTLAEAIVVSSGGRYGRLTPEIKKMAAQISWGVPATEALRLFAERVKTPAVARVVAIIVKSSDAGGDVADVLTMVSHDTKETQLTEDERRITMSTYIAVIYISFLVFLVTIFILDATFLPKMVEASGALGAGPSGALASSSPLANNLPAVVQQIKTAFFIALIVHGLGDGILAGVLDNGKIPTGLRHSFIMLLIALLGVQLI; encoded by the coding sequence GCGGACCGGACCAAGGCCGTCGTCGGCGTGAGCGTGAGTCTCGCCGTGATCTTCGGCTTCATCGCGGTCCTGAACCTCATCGGCTCCGTCGAGATCGCCTTCCGCTCCGGCGCCCAGCCCGTGGACAACTTCCTGAACTGGCTCGTCATCGCCATGCTTGGCTTCGTCGGCCCCTACGGGTTCTACATGGCCCGCAAGCAGCGCGAGGTCAAGCAGATCGAGCGGCGACTCCCGGACTTCCTGCGCGATGTCGCGGAGGCAGGCCGGTTCGGCATGACCCTCGCCGAGGCCATCGTCGTGTCGAGCGGCGGCCGGTACGGACGGCTCACCCCCGAGATCAAGAAAATGGCCGCCCAGATCAGTTGGGGCGTCCCGGCCACGGAAGCCCTCCGGCTGTTCGCGGAGCGCGTGAAGACGCCCGCCGTTGCGCGGGTCGTCGCGATCATTGTGAAGTCCTCCGACGCCGGGGGCGATGTTGCGGACGTCCTGACCATGGTCTCCCACGACACGAAGGAGACCCAGCTCACGGAGGACGAGCGCCGGATCACCATGTCGACGTACATCGCCGTGATCTACATCTCGTTCCTCGTGTTCCTCGTGACGATCTTCATCCTGGACGCCACGTTCCTCCCTAAGATGGTCGAGGCGAGCGGGGCGCTCGGGGCGGGTCCCAGCGGGGCCCTCGCAAGCAGCAGCCCTCTCGCGAACAACCTCCCTGCCGTGGTCCAGCAGATCAAGACGGCCTTCTTCATCGCCCTGATCGTGCACGGCCTCGGCGACGGGATCCTCGCGGGCGTCCTGGACAACGGGAAGATTCCCACGGGCCTGCGCCACAGCTTCATCATGCTCCTGATCGCCCTCCTGGGCGTGCAGCTGATCTGA
- a CDS encoding type II/IV secretion system ATPase subunit, giving the protein MSQSTESEYSETLEDLDSKKAQVAARVRKLDAEKAEAQKMLAQIEETRKRTLFAALDSIKKRYFGRLLGDRGIKVKAPRVSGVEEATLGKITTIPKLVQRNMNEIEIQPILKNYSYVRIQYDTLANEYFYEVIEPKLIEEESELLDVLKEIIVANLELMQDADKAQKETYLRRVVDGLLRELGVELHPVSKERIMYYILRDFMRYGAIDVVMTDSQVEDVSCDGVQVPFYIYHRKYGSIPSNLKFDTAEELDSFVVWLAQKCGKHISVAMPMLDATIPDGSRLQATLGMHVTKRGSSFTIRRFRENPFTPLDMIRFKTLSPEMASYLWLAIENGQSMLICGGTASGKTTTLNAILLFIPPQMKIVSIEDTRELNLPHENWVPLLTRAGFGGKSVATGKAAGEIDMFDLLTAALRQRPQYMMVGEVRGSEAFVVFQAMATGKSAYTTFHADDVQAMVHRLENAPINLPRALVAALDIVLLQAQVKVGTDMTRRVKSIVEIVGTDPES; this is encoded by the coding sequence ATGTCCCAGTCCACGGAATCGGAATACAGCGAGACGCTCGAGGACCTCGACTCGAAGAAGGCCCAGGTGGCCGCGCGCGTCCGGAAGCTCGACGCGGAGAAGGCGGAAGCCCAGAAGATGCTGGCCCAGATCGAGGAGACCCGCAAGCGGACGCTCTTCGCGGCCCTGGACTCCATCAAGAAGCGCTACTTCGGTCGGCTCCTCGGCGACAGGGGCATCAAGGTCAAGGCCCCCCGCGTGAGCGGCGTCGAAGAGGCGACCCTGGGCAAGATCACGACGATCCCCAAGCTCGTCCAGCGGAACATGAACGAGATCGAGATCCAGCCGATCCTCAAGAACTACTCCTACGTCCGCATCCAGTACGACACCCTGGCGAACGAGTACTTCTACGAGGTCATCGAGCCCAAGCTCATCGAAGAGGAATCCGAGCTTCTGGACGTCCTCAAGGAGATCATCGTCGCGAACCTGGAACTCATGCAGGACGCGGACAAAGCCCAGAAGGAGACGTACCTCCGCCGCGTCGTGGACGGTCTGCTGCGCGAACTCGGGGTTGAGCTTCACCCCGTCTCCAAGGAACGGATCATGTACTACATCCTCCGGGACTTCATGCGCTACGGCGCCATCGACGTGGTCATGACGGACTCCCAGGTCGAGGATGTGTCCTGCGACGGCGTCCAGGTCCCGTTCTACATCTACCACCGCAAGTACGGCTCCATCCCCTCGAACTTGAAGTTCGACACGGCCGAAGAGCTGGACTCGTTCGTCGTGTGGCTCGCGCAGAAGTGCGGCAAGCACATCTCCGTCGCGATGCCCATGCTCGACGCCACGATCCCCGACGGTTCCCGTCTCCAGGCGACCCTCGGCATGCACGTGACCAAGCGCGGGTCCTCGTTCACGATCCGGCGGTTCCGGGAGAACCCCTTCACGCCGCTGGACATGATCCGGTTCAAGACCCTGTCCCCCGAGATGGCCTCCTACCTCTGGCTTGCGATCGAGAACGGCCAGAGCATGCTGATTTGCGGCGGCACCGCTTCCGGGAAGACGACGACCCTGAACGCGATCCTGCTGTTCATCCCACCCCAGATGAAGATCGTCTCCATCGAGGACACGCGGGAGCTGAACCTGCCCCACGAGAACTGGGTGCCCCTGCTCACGCGCGCCGGCTTCGGCGGCAAGAGCGTGGCCACGGGCAAGGCGGCGGGCGAGATCGACATGTTCGACCTCCTGACCGCGGCCCTCCGCCAGCGTCCTCAGTACATGATGGTCGGTGAGGTCCGAGGCTCCGAGGCGTTCGTCGTGTTCCAGGCCATGGCCACGGGCAAGTCCGCATACACCACGTTCCACGCGGACGATGTCCAGGCGATGGTCCACCGGCTCGAGAACGCCCCCATCAACCTGCCACGCGCCCTGGTCGCGGCTCTGGACATCGTGCTCCTCCAGGCCCAGGTCAAGGTGGGCACGGACATGACCCGCCGGGTCAAGTCCATCGTCGAGATCGTCGGCACGGACCCGGAGTCCAA